A DNA window from Ostrea edulis chromosome 5, xbOstEdul1.1, whole genome shotgun sequence contains the following coding sequences:
- the LOC125652280 gene encoding neuronal growth regulator 1-like isoform X2, translated as MNPRGTVITRDVTKVTDDIRISIERKLREDWNILIRNISYQDRGDYSCIVNTVPIPQIKRVHLHVNVPPSIIDYASSRSGMYVREGETVQLVCNATGYPPPRIHWFRNKHINVTNLPGDTLIIRNITRHCAGEYECRANNGLPMEASRVFRIIVQFAPEVNALVPRLGITLGSETVLQCSCAASPIGICEWRKDGRDLHISGKYEPNTYKDDPETITLSLTIFHIRQEDLGLYECHAKNLMGEDSDYTDLYVYKSPIPSTSPPIPTTKFANPGSRYRTVKTNPPRNPFANPFPDESFVVLRPSTIKTPSKYSADSNGSRSGVYRHLVIVVIGLHTLLSRSL; from the exons ATGAACCCTAGAGGAACGGTGATAACCCGAGACGTAACCAAAGTGACAGACGACATTAGAATAAGTATAGAACGGAAGTTAAGGGAGGACTGGAATATTCTCATTCGGAACATCTCCTACCAGGACAGGGGCGACTACAGCTGCATTGTCAACACAGTACCGATTCCGCAAATTAAACGCGTCCATTTACATGTCAACG TACCCCCATCGATTATTGATTATGCATCGTCGAGGTCGGGTATGTACGTCCGAGAGGGAGAAACTGTTCAGCTGGTCTGTAACGCCACGGGATACCCTCCTCCACGGATTCACTGGTTCCGCAACAAACACATCAACG TAACTAACCTACCCGGAGACACGCTCATAATACGAAATATCACACGACATTGTGCAGGGGAATATGAATGCAGAGCCAACAACGGACTGCCGATGGAAGCGAGTCGCGTCTTCAGAATTATAGTACAAT TTGCGCCGGAAGTGAACGCTCTTGTACCGCGGTTGGGGATCACTCTGGGTTCTGAGACGGTGCTACAGTGCAGTTGCGCCGCCTCCCCTATCGGAATATGTGAGTGGCGGAAGGACGGGCGGGACCTCCACATCTCCGGAAAGTACGAACCCAACACATACAAAGACGACCCAGAGACCATAACTCTCAGTCTCACCATATTTCACATCCGGCAGGAAGACCTGGGATTATATGAATGCCACGCGAAAAACTTGATGGGAGAAGACAGCGATTATACAGATCTATATG TGTACAAATCCCCCATTCCGTCCACTTCACCTCCTATTCCTACCACAAAGTTTGCAAACCCTGGATCCCGGTATCGCACGGTGAAGACCAACCCTCCACGAAATCCGTTTGCTAACCCGTTCCCTGATGAAAGCTTTGTGGTATTAAGACCTTCAACCATAAAAACAC CCTCCAAATACTCCGCTGACAGTAATGGCTCAAGATCTGGTGTCTACAGACATCTGGTGATTGTCGTGATAGGACTCCACACGCTTCTGAGTCGGTCATTGTGA
- the LOC125650552 gene encoding major facilitator superfamily domain-containing protein 12-like, whose product MALIYMCTRLTVNISQIYMPMYITETLHMHKDSVAIVPLVGYAAGFCTSLFMNNTNKLLGRKRTYIVGISCTLGACVWIFFIDEATSSRVYGVAALSGVGGSTVLVTSLAMTSDLIDQYSNSAAFVYGAMSFTEKLANGLAVVLIQRYNPCENGSAAHMTHHCTVYYRDVLVTVPGGVTFISLLVLLSTMSSIGGRSGWKEHRILQSTSHDKY is encoded by the exons ATGGccttgatatacatgtgtacacgACTAACCGTCAATATATCGCAGATCTATATGCCAATGTATATTACAGAAACACTGCACATGCACAAA GACTCGGTAGCTATCGTTCCGTTGGTTGGATATGCTGCTGGATTCTGCACATCACTCTTCATGAATAACACAAATAAGCTACTGGGACGAAAG AGAACATACATAGTCGGTATATCGTGTACACTGGGAGCGTGCGTGTGGATCTTCTTTATTGACGAGGCGACGTCTAGTCGTGTTTATGGGGTCGCTGCCCTGAGTGGTGTGGGAGGCTCCACGGTCCTTGTGACGTCACTGGCCATGACATCTGATCTCATAGACCAATATTCG aACAGTGCCGCCTTTGTGTATGGAGCGATGAGTTTTACGGAAAAACTTGCCAATGGACTGGCTGTCGTTCTTATACAACGCTACAACCCCTG TGAGAATGGTTCTGCTGCCCACATGACGCATCACTGCACCGTGTATTATCGTGACGTCCTGGTGACGGTACCGGGGGGCGTGACCTTCATCTCCCTCCTCGTGCTACTCAGCACCATGTCCTCCATCGGCGGCAGGAGCGGCTGGAAAG AACACAGAATATTGCAGTCCACTTCACATGACAAATATTAG
- the LOC125650550 gene encoding mitochondrial outer membrane protein SLC25A46-like has protein sequence MGDRNIPRQYEEEKSERASSSGLQWTQDNQDYFGSLENMNIQGTNEVQPSDQLQAATGYVIGVTSSIFAEHVLSHPFIVLRRQCQVHHRGIWYHSTPFTLVTVLVHLQRHQGMSSLSKGFVSVLMSKGILMVTETVLSELTPLPKEITRHSSPRKHLEHLLLKGLSYLMATPFLATSFIETIQADISSEKPGPFDFIKEGLNRLMGWGMPQTTRLLPIYTLVLPTAVMGVSQYVIIQVARATMLSTFKQREQEMRNKSTSVDGKEQEESLYNKYFPEVMANFAGNLLADVLLFPVETVLHRLYLQGTRTIIDNLDTGVDVIPISTNYEGFFDCFRSIVMEEGISGLYRGFGALILQYTLQAGLLKFSKYVFEKVSKELNPPVPLPVDRQRSSERINLPRQPQEASLQQQRAQHPQTVYMEQTYRSQRR, from the exons ATGGGTGACAGAAATATTCCAAGACAATATGAAGAGGAAAAATCGGAACGAGCGAGTTCTTCAGGTTTACAGTGGACCCAAGATAACCAGGATTACTTTGGGTCATTGGAAAATATGAACATACAAGGTACCAACGAGGTCCAACCTTCAG ATCAATTGCAAGCTGCCACTGGTTACGTAATCGGAGTTACAAG TAGTATATTTGCTGAACATGTATTGTCCCACCCCTTCATAGTCCTCAGAAGACAATGCCAG GTGCATCATCGTGGGATATGGTACCACAGTACACCTTTCACTCTAGTCACAGTTCTAGTACATCTACAGCGACACCAG gGCATGTCTTCCTTGTCAAAAGGGTTTGTCAGCGTACTAATGTCCAAAGGCATTCTAATGGTCACTGAGACAGTCCTCAGTGAACTTACACCATTACCAAA AGAGATCACAAGACACAGTTCACCTAGGAAACATCTAGAACATTTGCTGCTGAAAGG ATTATCATACTTAATGGCAACTCCCTTCCTTGCAACTAGTTTCATAGAAACTATTCAG GCCGATATCTCTAGTGAAAAGCCAGGGCCCTTTGATTTCATCAAGGAGGGTCTGAATCGATTGATGGGGTGGGGCATGCCGCAGACAACTCGACTCCTCCCCATCTACACTCTCGTATTACCTACAGCAGTGATGGGCGTGTCACAGTATGTCATTATACAGGTGGCCAGAGCAACCATGTTGTCTACCTTCAAACAGAGGGAGCAAGAAATGAGG AATAAGTCCACATCTGTTGACGGAAAGGAGCAAGAGGAGTCGCTGTACAACAAATACTTCCCGGAGGTGATGGCTAATTTCGCTGGTAACCTTCTGGCGGATGTTTTACTATTTCCTGTGGAGACCGTGCTTCATCGTTTGTACTTACAAGGTACTAGGACAATAATTGACAATTTGGACACAGGTGTAGACGTGATACCCATCAGCACAAATTACGAAGGATTCTTTGACTGCTTCCGTAGCATTGTCATGGAAGAGGGTATATCGGGGCTGTACAGAGGATTTGGTGCTCTGATCTTACAATACACACTTCAAGCTGGTTTACTGAAGTTTTCCAAGTACGTGTTTGAGAAAGTATCTAAAGAATTAAACCCACCAGTACCACTTCCAGTTGATAGGCAGAGATCATCCGAAAGGATCAACCTACCAAGACAACCACAAGAAGCAAGCTTGCAACAGCAGCGTGCACAACATCCTCAGACGGTGTACATG gAACAGACATACAGAAGCCaaagaagataa